The following is a genomic window from Desulfuromonas sp..
TGTCGTGCCCCGCATCCCCGGTTTCGAACAGACCGGTCACCCGGAGCAGGTCGTTGCCGATGGAGCCGTCGGCGGCCTGGGTGAGAAAGACCAGCTCGTCGCCCGGGGCAACGCCGAGCTTTTCGGCCAGCCCATGCCCCATGAAGGCCCCGTTAGCCGGAGAATCGGGGAGGTAGCCGCCGGCGACGGTCTTCTCCGCCAGGCTGGTGACCTGCCGCTCCCTCTGCGGCAGGACGCCCAGCAGTTCCGCCGGCTGGGACGTGTCGGTGTGGGAGACCAGCCCGAAAGCGCGCAGCCGGGGAGAGGCACCGGTGAGGCCCTTGGTGCTCTGTATCGCTTCTTCAAGAGCGCTGCCGGGCTGCAGGAAAGAGAACATGTCCCTGTCTTCCTGGTAGCCGCGGGCCGAGACGACCAGGTGGCCGTGGTACTGCTCGGTGGCCGAGGCGAGCATGTCGCGGAACATGCCGGAGAAGACCCCCAGGGCCAGGATCAGCAGGGAGGAGGAGACCACCATGGCGCTGACCGTCAGCAGGGTGCGGCGCTTGTTGCGCCAGATATTGCGCAGGGCCAGGCGCAGCAGCATGGTCAACGGCTCTTGAGCTGGCGCAGGGAGAAGAAGCTCTCCTTCAGCGGGACGTCGAAGGAGAGCCGTCCGTAGTGCATGATCGTCACCTCCTCGGGCTTGTCCAGAGGCTGAACGGTCATGCGCATGGGGATGGTCCGTTCGCCCACGGTCTGCACATCGTCGAAGACGATCTCTCGCACCTTGAGCATCTCCTCGTCGAAGTATGCGATGCGTTGCGGCACGCGGTGGGCCTTCTCCACGGCGTAGACGATTTTACCCCAGACGACCGCCGCTTCGGGCCTCGCTATCCCCTCGATGGTCCAGAGAGCCTCCGTCTCCTCGAGAAGGCGGAAGTCGTAGTCCTCGTCCACGTGGGCGGCCTTGACCAGGTCGTTGTTGGTGATGTGGCTCCCCATCCAGGCTCCCCCCATCATGGAGGGCGGCACCTTGATGGTGCGGTCGACCTTGGGCAGGTAGTTCCAGACCTCCTTGCCCACCTTGAGGGTGGCCACCCCGCGGTCCTTGGGCGGGTCGAGAATGCGCACCAGGAAGTGGTCCCGGCCGAGGGACCAGGCCTCCATTTCCAGGTTGCGCTCCCAGTGCTCCGTGCGCACCTGCATGGTCATGCGGGCCTCGGAGGAACGCCCCATGTGCTGGTCCTCCACCTCTCGGATCAGTTGGCGCAGGTCGAGGGCCCCGGCGGGGGCGGTCAGCAGAAGGAGCAGGACTATGAGGGGGACGGCGTGAACGGTTTTCATGCTCGGACCTCTTCGTTCGGCTGCTGCCTTTCATTATACATTCCCGGGACGGGTCGGCAAAAATGCGGCAGGGGAATGGTTTTTAAAAGGTGTTTTAAATACTTTACAAATTGCTTAAGAGTCTTGCCTGGGTTGTCGAAAAGAATGGCGTAAATTTAATTTTTTAAGTCGAGTTTGTAGCTTTTGCAAAATAGAAAAACGTTATATTGTTGGCCGGTCAAGTTTTTCTGCGGGGGGATGGAATGGGTTTGTTCAGCCTGAGGGGCAAGATGACGGTGGGCGTCTCCCTGCTGGTGGCGGGGACGGTTTCGATCATGGCCTTTTTTGCCCTGTCCTATTTCGGGCGGGGGCTGAGGACGACCCTGTCCGAGCAGCAGTTTTCCATGGTCTCCGCCCTGGCCGAGGAGGTCGATTCCAAGATCGTTTCCGCCCGGCAGGTCCTCATCGCCCTGGCCGGGCTCTTTCCCCCCGAAGCTCTGCAGGACCCCGCCCGGGCAGAGGAAATCCTCCGGGAGCACCAGGACACCCGCCCCATTTTCGACCACGGTCTTCACGTCTTTTCTGCCGACGGCACGCTGATGGCCTCCGTCCCGGAATTTCCCGACATCCAGGGAAAGAACTTCACCCACCGCCGCTATTTTCAGAGGACCCTGGCCTCGGGGGAGCCCCATGTCTCCGAGCCTTTCTTTGCCGCGCATCAGGGGCATCATCCCCTCATCATGTTCACCGTCCCCATCTACCAGCCCGACGGTCGCCTGGCCGGGGTGATCGGAGGAAGCCTCGACCTGCTTGGCGACAACTTTCTCGGGCGGATCGACAATAGGCATTTGGGGGGTGAGGGGTATCTTACCCTGATCAACGCATCGGGAGCTTTCGTCGTACACCGCGACCCGGGCGAGATCCTCCAGCCCAGCCCCAAAACGACCTACGACCCCCTGTTTCAGAAAGCCCTCGCAGGATACGAGGGGACCGGGGAGACGGAAAACGCCGAGGGCCTGCGCTCCATTGCCGCGGTCAAAAGACTGAAGGCCAAAGACTGGCTGCTGTGGGGAGAGCGGCCCGCGAGGGAGGTCTTCGCCCCGGTGGCCAAGGCCCGGGAGTATTTCCTTGCGGTCGTGGTTGTCATGGTGGGGATGGCGGTTCTGGGCGTCTGGTTTTTCATGGACTTCTTCACCGGCCCACTGCAGCGCCTGACCGAACACGTCCGGGGGATCACCGGAGCAGAAGATCCCCTTCCGCCCGTCGAGATGTCCCGGAAGGATGAGATCGGGACCCTGGCCCTGGCCTACAATGCGATGCTCGCCGACCTTCACACCCAGAAGGGGCGGCTCCAGGGACAGCTGCACTTTTTCCAGGTGCTCATCGACACCATGCCCAACCCCGTCTTTTACAAGGATGCCGAGGGGGGCTACCTCGGCTGCAACACGGCTTTCGAGAAATATATCGGCATCCCGCGGGAGGATCTGCTCGGCAAGACGGTCTACGACGTGGCCCCGACGGAACTGGCGGAGGTTTACGACCGGGCGGACCGGGAGCTGCTCGACGCAAAAGGATCGCAGGTCTACGAAACCTCGGTGGCCTTCGCCGACGGAACGACCCGAGAGGTGATCTTCTACAAGGCCACCTTCCCCGACCTCGATGGCGCCCTCGGGGGAATGCTGGGGACCTTCCTCGACATTTCAGACCGCAAGCTGGTGGAGCGGCAGCTCGAGGAGCAGCGACAGTTCTCAGACGCCCTCCTGCAGAATTCGGCGGTCCCCACCTTCGTTCTCGACACCAAACACCGGGTCATTCTCTGGAACCGGGCCTGCGAGGAACTCACCGGCATCCGGAGCGGGGAGATCCTCGGTACCGATGGCCACTGGCGGGTCTTCTACGACCACAAGCGTCCCTGCCTGGCCGATTTGGTAGTCGACGGCAGCCCCGGGATGGGGCAGGACCTCTACGAGAAATTCGGCCCCTCGGGGCTCCTTCCCCAGGGGTTCCAGGCCGAGGGCTGGTATCCCGACCTCAACGGCAAGGAGCGCTACATCTTCTTCAACGCCGCCCCCATCCACAACAGCCAGGGGGAATTGACGGCGGTCATCCAGACCCTGGAGGACATCACCGAGCGCAAACGCTCTTCCCAGGACCTCGAGCGCTCCCTTTCGCTGTTGCGGGCCACCCTCGAATCGACGGCCGACGGTATCGTCGTGGCCGACCGGGAAGGGAACGTCGTTATCCACAACAAGAAATTCGTGTCCATGTGGGGGCTTGAGGGGGAAGACGCCGGGGTGAAGGTCTGCGAGCAGGTCATGGGGCGGGCCCTGGACCAGTTGCAGGAGCCAGAGGCCTTCATGGCCAAGACCCGGGAACTTGCCGACCGGCCCGAGGAGGAGAGCTGGGACACCCTGCGCTTCAGGGACGGCCGTGTATATGAGCTGCTCTCGGTGCCCCAGCGCGTCGGCGGGGAGACGGTCGGCCGGGTCTGGAGCTTCCGGGACGTTACCGAGCGCTGGCACACCCTGGACCAGCTGCGCAAGGTCTCCCGGGCGGTGGAGCAGAGCCCGGCCTCGGTCATGATCACCGACACCGCCGGCCTCATCGAGTACGTCAACCCCAAGTTTGCCCTTTTGACCGGTTACGCGCCCCGGGAGGTGCTCGGGAGAAATCCGAGTTTCCTGAAATCGGGCCGCATGTCACCGGACGATTACCGGCGCATGTGGCAGGCCATCACCGGGGGAACCGAGTGGCGGGGCGAGTTTCTCAACCGGAAGAAGAACGGGGACCTTTACTGGGAGTCGGCTATCATCGCCCCGGTCAAGAGTTCCGAAGGGACCATCACCCATTACGTGGCGGTCAAGGAGGACATCACCGCGCGCAAGGCGGCCGAGAAGCGGCAGCAGTTGGCCACCAAGGTCCTGCAACTGCTGGCCCTTCCCGCCGGGACCGAGGAGAAGATCTACGATTTCCTGCGCCTGATCAGGACATACCAGGGGTTCGAGGCCCTCGGGATCCGCCTCCAGGAAAACGGCGACTACCCCTACTACAAGACCCTCGGCTTCTCCGAGGAGTTCGTTCGGGCCGGGAAGGCCGACGGCCTGTGCGGAACGGTTCTGAGCGGGGAAACGGATACCTCGTGGCCCTTCTACACCGAAGGGGGAAGCTTCTGGACCAACAATGCCTCGGAACTGCTCGCCTCCGAAGGTTCCGAGGACTTCCGGGCCGCGACCGGCAGGCGCTGGGCCGTCGACGGCTATGAATCGATCGCCCTCATTCCCCTGCGCTCCGGCACGGGCATTATCGGCCTGCTCCAGTTCAACGACCGCCGCCG
Proteins encoded in this region:
- a CDS encoding outer membrane lipoprotein-sorting protein yields the protein MKTVHAVPLIVLLLLLTAPAGALDLRQLIREVEDQHMGRSSEARMTMQVRTEHWERNLEMEAWSLGRDHFLVRILDPPKDRGVATLKVGKEVWNYLPKVDRTIKVPPSMMGGAWMGSHITNNDLVKAAHVDEDYDFRLLEETEALWTIEGIARPEAAVVWGKIVYAVEKAHRVPQRIAYFDEEMLKVREIVFDDVQTVGERTIPMRMTVQPLDKPEEVTIMHYGRLSFDVPLKESFFSLRQLKSR
- a CDS encoding EAL domain-containing protein — its product is MGLFSLRGKMTVGVSLLVAGTVSIMAFFALSYFGRGLRTTLSEQQFSMVSALAEEVDSKIVSARQVLIALAGLFPPEALQDPARAEEILREHQDTRPIFDHGLHVFSADGTLMASVPEFPDIQGKNFTHRRYFQRTLASGEPHVSEPFFAAHQGHHPLIMFTVPIYQPDGRLAGVIGGSLDLLGDNFLGRIDNRHLGGEGYLTLINASGAFVVHRDPGEILQPSPKTTYDPLFQKALAGYEGTGETENAEGLRSIAAVKRLKAKDWLLWGERPAREVFAPVAKAREYFLAVVVVMVGMAVLGVWFFMDFFTGPLQRLTEHVRGITGAEDPLPPVEMSRKDEIGTLALAYNAMLADLHTQKGRLQGQLHFFQVLIDTMPNPVFYKDAEGGYLGCNTAFEKYIGIPREDLLGKTVYDVAPTELAEVYDRADRELLDAKGSQVYETSVAFADGTTREVIFYKATFPDLDGALGGMLGTFLDISDRKLVERQLEEQRQFSDALLQNSAVPTFVLDTKHRVILWNRACEELTGIRSGEILGTDGHWRVFYDHKRPCLADLVVDGSPGMGQDLYEKFGPSGLLPQGFQAEGWYPDLNGKERYIFFNAAPIHNSQGELTAVIQTLEDITERKRSSQDLERSLSLLRATLESTADGIVVADREGNVVIHNKKFVSMWGLEGEDAGVKVCEQVMGRALDQLQEPEAFMAKTRELADRPEEESWDTLRFRDGRVYELLSVPQRVGGETVGRVWSFRDVTERWHTLDQLRKVSRAVEQSPASVMITDTAGLIEYVNPKFALLTGYAPREVLGRNPSFLKSGRMSPDDYRRMWQAITGGTEWRGEFLNRKKNGDLYWESAIIAPVKSSEGTITHYVAVKEDITARKAAEKRQQLATKVLQLLALPAGTEEKIYDFLRLIRTYQGFEALGIRLQENGDYPYYKTLGFSEEFVRAGKADGLCGTVLSGETDTSWPFYTEGGSFWTNNASELLASEGSEDFRAATGRRWAVDGYESIALIPLRSGTGIIGLLQFNDRRRGIFDLETIELFERLGSSIGIALERQKTEETLRDNEKRLYHLAHYDALTNLPNRLLFQDRLQQGLHKARRGGQKLAVMFLDLDRFKNVNDSLGHEIGDRMLQAVARRLREQVRQADTVARFGGDEFVIMLEADQDIQEVVLVAKKILQSLQRPIELDEHQLYASASIGISLFPAYGEQVEGLVQCADVAMYRAKEQGRNTYQFYTPDMNARVHEMLLLENSMRRALEQEQFVLHYQPQVNLSSGEVIGLEALVRWQHPERGMVPPGDFIPLAEETGLIVPLGEWILRSVCAQIGSWRKKGLPPVRVAVNISGRQFQQPEFVDTVDRVLADTGLDPQWLELEITESVVMAKVEQTIMTLTDLKMRGIRMAIDDFGTGYSSLSYLKRFPISAIKIDRSFVRDITSDANDASIVSSIIALAHGMNLEVVAEGVETAEQKIFLQARECQHGQGYHFCRPVPAGQVEDFLRSKVQGGPVPLRLTS